A window of the Fuscovulum sp. genome harbors these coding sequences:
- a CDS encoding glutamine amidotransferase family protein, with translation MCGIVGLFLKDPKLEPQLGAMLTDMLITMTDRGPDSAGIAIYGRPEKGRAKLTVQSADPDTDFATLTDDLGRAIAAKVTGHVKDTHMVLELPEDRLDAARHAMRDLRPRAKVMSAGEGIEIYKEVGLPKDVAARFEVARMSGTHGIGHTRMATESAVTTMGAHPFSTGADQCLVHNGSLSNHNSVRRVLKQAGMTFETENDTEVAAAFISHKLQEGAKLGEAMEATLTDLDGFFTFVVGTKNGFGVVRDPIACKPAVMAETDQYVAFGSEYRAMVNLPGIDNARVWEPEPATVYFWER, from the coding sequence ATGTGCGGAATCGTCGGTCTTTTCCTGAAAGACCCAAAACTTGAGCCCCAGCTCGGTGCCATGCTCACCGATATGCTCATCACCATGACAGACCGCGGCCCCGACAGCGCCGGAATCGCAATCTACGGCCGCCCGGAAAAGGGCCGCGCCAAGCTGACCGTGCAATCCGCTGATCCCGATACCGATTTCGCCACCCTGACGGATGATCTTGGCCGCGCCATCGCCGCCAAGGTGACGGGCCATGTCAAGGATACCCACATGGTCCTTGAACTGCCCGAAGACCGGCTGGACGCCGCTCGCCACGCCATGCGCGACCTGCGCCCCCGGGCCAAGGTGATGTCGGCGGGTGAAGGTATTGAAATCTACAAGGAAGTCGGCCTTCCCAAAGATGTCGCCGCCCGCTTCGAAGTGGCCCGCATGTCCGGCACCCACGGCATCGGCCACACCCGCATGGCCACCGAATCCGCCGTCACCACCATGGGCGCGCACCCCTTCTCCACGGGCGCGGATCAGTGCCTCGTCCACAATGGCTCGCTGTCCAATCACAACTCCGTCCGCCGCGTGCTGAAACAGGCGGGCATGACGTTCGAAACCGAAAATGACACCGAAGTCGCCGCCGCCTTCATCAGCCACAAACTGCAAGAAGGCGCCAAACTGGGCGAGGCGATGGAGGCCACGCTGACAGACCTCGACGGCTTCTTCACCTTCGTCGTCGGCACCAAGAACGGCTTTGGCGTCGTCCGCGATCCCATCGCCTGCAAGCCCGCCGTCATGGCCGAAACCGATCAATACGTCGCCTTCGGATCGGAATACCGCGCCATGGTAAACCTGCCGGGCATCGACAATGCCCGCGTCTGGGAACCCGAACCCGCCACCGTCTACTTCTGGGAACGCTGA
- a CDS encoding GXGXG domain-containing protein, producing the protein MQTFDLAAQGLRALNSTLHGLKGQTNMTAWEVINPKGAHAIAVGLDAPVDVTVRGSTGYYCAGMNKQATVRVKGSAGPGVAENMMSGTVIIDGDASQYAGATGRGGLLVIKGNASSRCGISMKGIDIVVHGNIGHMSAFMAQSGNMVVLGDAGEALGDSLYEARLFVRGSVKSLGADCIEKEMRPEHLAILADLLKRGEADHLAKPEDFKRYGSARKLYTFNIDNASSY; encoded by the coding sequence ATGCAGACTTTCGACCTTGCCGCCCAAGGCCTGCGCGCGCTGAACTCCACCCTTCATGGCCTCAAGGGCCAGACCAACATGACCGCCTGGGAAGTCATCAACCCCAAGGGCGCGCATGCCATCGCCGTGGGGCTTGATGCCCCCGTCGATGTCACTGTGCGCGGCTCTACCGGCTACTACTGCGCGGGAATGAACAAACAGGCCACCGTCCGCGTCAAAGGCTCTGCCGGGCCGGGCGTGGCGGAAAACATGATGTCCGGCACTGTCATCATCGACGGCGACGCCAGCCAATACGCCGGGGCCACCGGGCGCGGCGGCCTTCTTGTCATCAAGGGCAACGCCTCATCCCGCTGCGGCATTTCGATGAAGGGGATCGACATCGTGGTCCATGGCAACATCGGCCATATGTCCGCCTTCATGGCGCAATCGGGCAACATGGTTGTTCTGGGCGACGCGGGCGAAGCACTGGGCGACTCGCTCTATGAGGCGCGCTTGTTCGTGCGCGGTTCGGTCAAATCCCTTGGTGCCGACTGCATCGAGAAAGAGATGCGCCCCGAACACCTCGCCATTCTTGCCGATCTGCTGAAGCGTGGCGAAGCCGACCATCTGGCCAAGCCCGAAGATTTCAAACGCTACGGCTCTGCCCGCAAGCTTTACACTTTCAATATCGACAACGCGTCGTCCTACTGA